From one Streptomyces sp. R41 genomic stretch:
- a CDS encoding HAD family hydrolase, whose translation MSIKAVVWDIDDTIFDYTAADQAGMRAHLAAEGLLDGYESVEQALARWRQVTDAQWARFSAGETDWQGQRRERVRVFLEERLTDAEADAWFDRYVAHYEAAWALFPDVLPALDALAASHRHAVLSNSSLRVQDGKLRVLGVRERFEAVLCAAELGVSKPAAEAFHAACDALGLPPQQVAYVGDHPEIDGRGAADAGLLSVWIDRGGAHTVDDGGPAGPRRIASLAELPAVLGADTRFGAPSTFG comes from the coding sequence ATGAGCATCAAGGCCGTGGTCTGGGACATCGACGACACGATCTTCGACTACACGGCCGCGGACCAGGCCGGGATGCGCGCGCACTTGGCGGCCGAGGGTCTGCTCGACGGGTATGAGTCCGTCGAGCAGGCCCTCGCGCGCTGGCGGCAGGTCACCGATGCGCAGTGGGCGAGGTTCTCGGCGGGGGAGACGGACTGGCAGGGTCAGCGCCGGGAGCGGGTCAGGGTGTTCTTGGAGGAACGGCTGACCGATGCCGAGGCCGACGCGTGGTTCGACCGGTATGTCGCGCACTACGAGGCCGCCTGGGCCCTCTTCCCGGACGTGCTGCCCGCTCTCGACGCCCTCGCCGCCAGCCACCGACACGCCGTGCTGTCCAACTCCAGCCTCCGGGTTCAGGACGGCAAACTCCGCGTCCTCGGGGTACGCGAGCGCTTCGAGGCCGTCCTGTGCGCGGCCGAGCTCGGCGTCTCCAAGCCCGCCGCGGAGGCCTTCCACGCCGCCTGCGATGCCCTCGGGCTGCCCCCGCAGCAGGTCGCGTACGTCGGCGACCACCCGGAGATCGACGGGCGCGGCGCCGCCGACGCGGGTCTGCTCTCCGTCTGGATCGACCGTGGCGGCGCTCACACCGTGGACGACGGCGGACCGGCCGGCCCGCGCCGGATCGCCTCGCTGGCCGAACTCCCCGCGGTCCTCGGCGCGGATACCCGTTTTGGAGCGCCG